The stretch of DNA AGATACTCCATTATTACAAGGATCGTGACCTGTCGAAACTGACAGAATATAAAACTCCTTGTTTATTAAATAATGAGAAGATAATTTCTGTGAAATATAATAGAATTCCGATGCTAGAGGGTCAAACTTTCCTTCTTCCACAAACTTATCGTAATTTTGCTGTAGCTCTTCCTGTTGAAGCTTCTTTTCTTCTTCAGTTGTCTCAGGGAGGAATTTAGATGAATGCTGGATTTTATAATGCATGCCCGAAGCAACAATATGAAGCCTATAATGATCTCCAAAGCCGGGATCATCCGGGATAAAATATGCTAAATATTTAAGACTGAAATTTGCTAACGTACTAGGTTTATTTATTTTCCCTTCAATATTTTCATAACTCTGAAGATCATTATAATAAAACTCCGTCGAATCAGGAATATTGTGAGCATAAGCAAAAATATAATCTGGACCAAACAACCCTTTTAATTCATCCTCGAGTTTGGAATCATAAAAACTTTCTTTTTTATAATTAAAGAGAGGATAAAACTCGTAGTCAAATGATGTCCCATCAGGAGCAATTGAGATATTTTTATAATATTCATGGTAGATCGGAGTCTTTTTTATGTCACAAAGGTTATCCCTTTGAATAACCCTCACTATCCAGTTACCAGCCATCAATTCCTGAGTCACCGGGATTTCTTCAACAGGAATTCCCCAGCCCCACATATCAGTCAGATAATTCTTAAGAATTTCTCTATCCGCATTTAAAAACTTATCAAACAAATTCGAAAAATCCTCATCCTTCTGGGGCGGAGACTGATCACTAGGATCATTACTTTTTCCAGAATTAACCGGAGGATTGTTATTGTTGTTTTGATTGTTAGGAATATCTATCGAAGATCCCCCACACGCTGCTAAAGCAAGAGATAATAAACCAGCAATTAATAATTTTTTCATAACCACTACCTTTCAATCCTTGCCCGGGATGATGCGAGACATTAATTTATTTTAAAAAGCAGGTCAATTAATTGATTGAAAGCCCCCACCGCGGGGCTTTTTATTTATCCGAAACTCTCTTGCATTAAAAGACGATAATATCGTAGGATATTCGTATGTTTGAGAAGGAAAATAAATTCTTTGAAGATAATAAGCAGGAGCTCTTAAAGCATCACAGGGGGAAATATGCTTTAATTAAGAGTTCAGAACTTCATGGAATATATGATACTCAAAAAGGAGCTTTTGAAGCTGGTGTGGAGCGTTTTGGTTTAGAGACCTTCATGATAAAACATATCGTTGACACAGAAGAAACTATTAAAATCCCATCTTATTATCTTGGTTTAATTCATGCCCATTCATAATGTTCAATGTCCTGACAATGACAAAGTGACCCCACAACAATTATTAGAGTTTGCTGGGCCTTTATTATGGGTAGAAGTTTCAGTCCCTTCAGCAATTTCCCAAGTATTAAATTCACAAAAACAGATCATCCCCAATCCAATAAATGGAAAAGCCTTAATAGATACAGGAGCTTCCAAAACATGCGTTGATGAAAGCATTTTAAAAACTTTGAATCTTAAGCCAGTTGGGGAAAATGAAATCGCAACCCCTCAAGGCACAGATAAAAAATTTGAATACCCAGTAAAACTTGAATTTCCAGGAAGCCCTATCCCTCCCCTTGAATTCAATAGTGTTATTGGGGTTGACTTGAAGGCTCAAGACATTGCCGTTCTAATTGGCAGAGACATACTCTGTCATTGCATCCTTATCATGAATGGTCCAGCCGGAAATTTTACTCTATCATTTTAAGCTTCTCTTTTTGAATTTCACCCCACCGCGGGGCTTTTTATTTTCTGTGGATTGCTACGTCCTAATAATGAAATAAGAAAATTCTTATTGAAGAATCTAGAGCAGAAACTTAAATAAGCGTACTCCTTATTTAAACCTTCGCCAAAATCCCCAAATTTTTTCTCTATATATCCCCTAGGACGACCCGACAAACCCGACATTGTGCTAAGAGTGGCGGGAATGTCGGTTAAGTTTAGATATTCAAAGGGGGGATAAAATAAGCACCCCCCTTATTTTACCCTGCCAAGATTTAACTTATACCCGCGCATAATACCCCCCTTTTATTCGCCCTGCCTAAATCTAACCTAATGAACTATCCTTCCCCCGCCACTCGGATCGGGGTATGATTCTAAATGAAGGGGGAGTTATGGAGTTAATATTTGATCTAACTAATTGTTCTGAATCTGAAAAATCAAAAATAATTGAAGATTATTCATATGAGCCCTGGCAATTAGAACTAAAGGATAAGATAAAATGCAATTGCTCTAATCAAGATTTCAAATTAAAAGTTAAGGATTATTCTAATAATATAGATCCTATTTTAAACTTCTTGTCCGAAAATGAAAAAGTATTGTTACGAGCTGAATGTCTAAAATGCAAAGCTTCAAGCTTAGTTTTTCGCAATTTTAACGAAGGGGATCTATCAAGGGCTGGGCTTCAAATACAAGATCTGGAGAAAAAATTAAACAATATAGCTAAATAAATCAAAGCTAGTGCGATCTAACAAATAACAGTCCTCCCCAAGACAACGCCTATCATTTTTATATCTCCCAATGATTTTTTTATAAGCATTTTACTCGCCTTCATTGTCCCCCCAGAAGTATAAACATCATCCATAAGGATGATCGTGGTATTTTGAGTTATGTGCTCAATACTATTAATAGAAAGAGTAGATAATTGCTGCTCAATAGATCTTTGATTCTTGGAATCTTTAAGCTTTATCCTCTCAATTAATTCTATACTTTGCCAATCTTCTCTTACCTTTGAAACTTTTTCACAAAAAACTAAGTTTCTATCATCTCGATTTTTTTTCGGATCATTATCTTCATTAGGCGTAATTCGATAGTCTTTGTTAAATTTAGGTTTTGAGCTCGGCAAAGGGACTAAAATAATTTTACCAATATTTTCAATTCGAATAATTTCTTCTATTAAACTGATGAATGGCGATACAAAGAAATCTAAATGGTGATCTTTCCCAGCTTTATAGTCCAAAATTGCCGATGAATAAGTATTATAACGCCAGAAATTCATTTCTAATTTTTTACTATAAGCATAATAATCAGATAACCATCCAAGCTTTTCATCAGGATTATATTTAGAAAGTCCAAGAGGAAGAATATTAAAAATCATATAAGAGCACTCTCAAGAGATTGCGAATCTTCAACAACAATACCACCGCTTTTTATAAATCCCTGAACCCAGGTAACTTCTGGTTTATCTGCCAAAGATTTTAAAAAGATTAATTTACGTTTTTTTCTTAAACATTCTGCTGCCTGATGTTTAACACCAGATGTAGCTCCTGCCTCAATCACTATTGTAGCCTGGGAAAGGATTGCCATTAATTTGTTACGCCGAGGGAAAAGCCAAGTTCCATGTTCTTGGTAAGGCATAGCAGGCGTAAGGCAAAGTCCTCCTGCATCAATAATTCGATTAAAAAGTGGCACGTTTTCATTTGGATAAATTTTATGAAATGGAGCACCAAGAATAGCAATAGTTTTTCCTTTATTATCTATCGTTGCTTGATGTGCGGCTTTATCTATTCCTTTTGCAAGTCCTGACATAACGACATATTTAAGATTTACAAGCTGGCGGGTTATTTTTATGGCTCTCTTTACCCCTTCTTTTGTTGGACTTCTTGTACCCACAATAGAAATAGAAGGGCTTCTTAAAAGCTTTAAGTCGCCTAAATAAAAAAGATATTCAATATCTTCAGATTGATTTGTATCTAAGAGCTGTGATACTGAAAATGGTGGAAGAAATTTAACTTTCATTTCAGCAAGCTTAGTAATAGTCTTATCTAATTTTTGAAAGTTCCATCCTGATTTTTCCCACCATTCTCTAAGAACATCTTCAGGAAGTTCTGAAATTAAAGCCCCTTCAAGAAATTTTCGATTTCCTTGAATCGTTCCAGTAACCGATGAATTTTCGAAGAAAGAAAGGTTCATTTCAGCCTACTATTAGTTAATGATTAAACACACTCCCCTTATGAGGATTACTTATTATCGCCCATTCTTGCAAGAAAGTTTACTTTTAGTTAATTGATAAATAAAAAAGGACTCGTTGGTAAGCTAGGCTTGACTTAACAAGCGCACAGCATGAAGCAGACGTTCACTTACCACAGAATCCTTAATTATTTGATATCATTAAAAAATTTAACTGTAAAGACGGGGAATCATGAAAAAACTATTATTTTTAATAATTCTCCTACTCCCCCTCAATACCCTCCCCTGCTCCTTCGACTCCAAAGTCATCGGCGTAAGCGACGGCGACACCATCACAGTCATATTCAAGGAACATCCCCAAAAGATTAGAATCCATCAGATCGACGCACCAGAAAAGGAACAACCGTTTTCGAACAAAGCGAAACAGTTCGTTTCAAATTTGATCTTTGGAAAGTTTGTCAACGTGGAAATCGAAGATGTAGACAAATATGGCCGCATTGTTGGCGAAGTCACCCTTCCCGATGGCAGGAAACTACACGAGGAGCTTCTCAAGTCCGGCTTGGCTTGGGTTTATGACCAATACGTGACGGACAAAAATCTTTATGAGCTTCAAGATAAAGCCAAAAGCGAAAAGATCGGACTCTGGGCTGATAAGCACGCCCTATCACCATGGGAATTCCGAAAAGCTAATCCTCATTAGATAACCATCTAATCCCAGCCGAACAAAAGAATTTGATCCTGTAAATTTTTACTGAAAAGGAAAATACAAATCTGGAAACAATAAACGACCATCCCCGAAAAAAATAACGCACACACCAAAAGAACGACCTCACAAATAAACCCCTCGAAAAAAAGTTAAGTCATTCCTTACCCTGGTTTGCAAAGAACATTTAGCGAAACGCTACATGCCTACCCCCCCCCATTTTATTGGAGTGCCTGAAATATGTAACCTAAAGAGGCGGGTAATTCAATACCCAAACAATCCATTGAATCACTTTAATGATTCTACAGCATCCT from Candidatus Atribacteria bacterium ADurb.Bin276 encodes:
- the nuc gene encoding Thermonuclease precursor → MKKLLFLIILLLPLNTLPCSFDSKVIGVSDGDTITVIFKEHPQKIRIHQIDAPEKEQPFSNKAKQFVSNLIFGKFVNVEIEDVDKYGRIVGEVTLPDGRKLHEELLKSGLAWVYDQYVTDKNLYELQDKAKSEKIGLWADKHALSPWEFRKANPH